In one window of Osmia lignaria lignaria isolate PbOS001 chromosome 11, iyOsmLign1, whole genome shotgun sequence DNA:
- the Oamb gene encoding octopamine receptor in mushroom bodies isoform X1, which translates to MRELNATACAALYERVEWSGPWILVTLIILGIVNVMVVLGNVLVILAVYHTSKLRNVTNMFIVSLAVADLMVGLAVLPFSATWEVFKVWIFGDLWCSVWLAVDVWMCTASILNLCAISLDRYLAVTRPVSYPQIMSPRRARLLVATVWILSFVICFPPLVGWKDKRSHPTYNMTFAQNGPFNTTTILVPVKPCPWICELTNDAGYVVYSALGSFYIPMLVMLFFYWRIYNAAVSTTKAINQGFRTTKGSKMLGSRFDEQRLTLRIHRGRGSVHNGSNNGSPRSPESNSRSSVKREKIKISVSYPSTETLNTKCNTLERTPSRCSQTSVHYSNGQTHSQLCPTPRSTHLKVSGINRVGSTRRPSRRSSCESQMTGDDVSLRELAPGPEEKPRVMKMGKRNIKAQVKRFRMETKAAKTLGIIVGGFILCWLPFFTMYLVRAFCPNCIHPTVFSVLFWLGYCNSAINPCIYALFSKDFRFAFKRIICKCFCKRRANTLRRGSDGSQLAMSLVSFRNDRSPSYSIRVPQQGVSIDDSDPDPSSEPTVHSQSESR; encoded by the exons ATGCGAGAATTGAACGCCACCGCATGCGCTGCTTTGTACGAGCGCGTCGAGTGGTCCGGGCCCTGGATTCTCGTTACATTGATCATCCTGGGGATCGTGAACGTGATGGTGGTGTTAGGCAACGTGCTGGTTATACTGGCCGTTTATCACACCAGCAAACTGAGAAACGTCACGAATATGTTCATTGTTAGTCTAGCTGTGGCTGATCTGATGGTCGGATTGGCTGTGCTACCCTTTAGCGCCACGTGGGAGGTTTTCAAG GTTTGGATATTCGGTGATCTATGGTGCTCCGTGTGGCTGGCAGTGGACGTGTGGATGTGCACAGCATCGATATTGAATTTATGCGCCATCAGCCTGGATAGATACTTAGCGGTGACCAGGCCAGTCAGTTATCCTCAG atCATGTCACCGAGAAGAGCCAGACTGTTGGTCGCGACCGTGTGGATCCTCAGCTTCGTCATCTGCTTCCCACCCCTGGTCGGTTGGAAAGACAAACGG TCTCACCCCACGTACAATATGACATTCGCGCAGAATGGACCGTTCAACACTACTACCATTCTCGTCCCTGTGAAACCGTGTCCTTGGATCTGCGAGCTGACCAACGATGCTGGTTACGTGGTCTACAG CGCTCTCGGCTCTTTCTATATACCGATGTTGGTCATGCTGTTTTTCTACTGGAGGATCTACAACGCGGCGGTCTCTACCACGAAGGCCATTAATCAGGGTTTCCGCACGACAAAGGGCTCGAAAATGCTCGGCTCCAG ATTCGACGAACAAAGGTTGACCCTGAGGATCCATCGAGGTCGAGGAAGCGTTCACAACGGCAGCAACAACGGTAGCCCGAGAAGTCCGGAGTCGAATAGCCGTAGCTCGGTGAAAAGAGAGAAGATAAAAATCTCTGTCTCTTATCCGAGTACAGAGACGTTGAATACAAAGTGCAACACTCTCGAGAGGACACCCTCGAGATGTTCCCAGACTTCCGTGCATTATAGTAACGGACAAACGCACAGCCAGCTTTGTCCCACCCCGAGGAGTACGCACCTCAAG GTGAGCGGTATCAATAGGGTCGGTAGCACCAGGAGGCCGAGCAGACGGAGCAGTTGCGAGAGTCAAATGACGGGGGATGATGTGTCTCTGCGTGAACTCGCCCCTGGCCCTGAGGAGAAGCCTAGGGTGATGAAAATGGGCAAACGGAACATAAAGGCCCAG GTGAAAAGATTTCGCATGGAAACAAAGGCGGCCAAGACGTTAGGTATAATCGTTGGAGGATTCATCCTCTGTTGGCTACCTTTCTTCACGATGTATCTTGTACGCGCGTTCTGCCCTAACTGTATCCACCCCACCGTCTTCAGTGTGTTGTTCTGGTTAGGATATTGTAACTCAGCGATCAACCCTTGCATCTACGCGTTGTTCAGCAAGGACTTCCGGTTCGCGTTCAAGAGGATTATCTGCAAGTGCTTCTGCAAACGACGGGCTAATACTTTGAGACGGGGCAGCGATGGAAGCCAATTAGCTATGAG CCTTGTTTCTTTTAGAAACGACCGGAGTCCCAGCTACTCGATCCGCGTACCGCAACAGGGTGTATCGATAGACGATTCCGATCCGGATCCAAGCTCGGAACCGACGGTGCACTCGCAAAGCGAATCTAGATGA
- the LOC117603937 gene encoding facilitated trehalose transporter Tret1-like, whose product MAVSLTDDEPAQDRHANKLPQYAIILLATLANFSIGTCIAWISPVWHIYSNLDVSKVNRQDISWLCSLVPLGAAIGSLPAEVIANKIGRHRTIKIITPFLVGCWLVIGLSANKVWIFLARFVAGIVCGAFSIIIPIYLTEIVERRFRESLSMICQLQVYLGILFTYFTGFSDDQLTIALLCAVAPTMLSVATVVMPESPVWLMVHNREEEAKEIMKSLRRIEGLTQEDAIRIENSIEQTGCVSGFKAHTKATIIAFSLMSIQQMTGMNILIAYASKILIRLQFPLNTNVASIILGLVPVIATCFYKNLLTRMKMKLLLFLSLCVMSISLFILSAYFRLQNTYIVSSFSWVPFLSIVLLMVAYAVGCEPVCWILIERIFTSDVRNMAITGSMVCNWISSFMSAKGFQDIVSLMEISTVFAMYGISTLMGTAFVARMVPETEGKSEEEVQMELRGWNQEDTEVPTCC is encoded by the exons ATGGCTGTGTCGCTGACGGATGACGAGCCAGCACAAGATCGACATGCCAATAAACTTCCGCAATACGCTATCATACTTTTGG CCACGTTGGCCAATTTCTCCATCGGTACCTGTATCGCTTGGATCTCACCGGTTTGGCACATCTACAGCAATCTGGACGTGTCAAAGGTCAACAGACAAGATATTTCGTGGCTGTGTAGCTTGGTGCCTCTTGGAGCTGCGATAGGCAGCCTTCCGGCGGAAGTAATTGCGAATAAGATCGGTCGACATAGAACCATCAAAATAATCACTCCGTTTCTAGTCGGATGTTGGCTGGTTATCGGTTTGTCGGCCAATAAAGTATG GATATTCTTGGCACGTTTCGTAGCCGGCATAGTGTGCGGCGCGTTCTCAATCATAATTCCAATTTACTTGACCGAAATCGTGGAGAGAAGATTCAGAGAATCGCTGAGTATGATTTGTCAGCTTCAAGTCTATCTTGGAATCTTGTTCACCTACTTTACAG GATTCAGTGACGATCAGCTTACGATCGCTCTATTGTGCGCCGTGGCACCAACAATGCTTTCAGTAGCCACTGTCGTTATGCCAGAATCACCTGTTTGGCTGATGGTGCACAATCGCGAAGAAGAAGCTAAAGAAATTATGAAAAGTCTGAGAAGAATCGAGGGTTTAACTCAAGAGGATGCGATCAGAATTGAAAACAGTATCGAACAAACTGGTTGTGTGTCAGGATTTAAGGCGCACACCAAAGCTACCATCATCGCGTTCA GTTTGATGTCCATTCAACAAATGACTGGAATGAACATCCTCATAGCCTACGCCTCTAAAATATTGATACGTCTACAATTTCCCTTAAACACGAATGTTGCTTCGATCATCCTGGGACTGGTACCAGTAATCGCGACGTGTTTTTACAAAAACTTACTGACAcgtatgaaaatgaaattactaTTATTTCTCAGTCTATGCGTCATGTCTATCAGCCTTTTCATCTTGTCTGCTTATTTCCGCCTTCAA AATACGTACATCGTGTCCAGTTTCAGCTGGGTACCGTTCCTGTCCATCGTCCTCCTCATGGTCGCTTACGCGGTTGGCTGTGAACCAGTGTGCTGGATCCTGATCGAAAGAATCTTTACGAGCGACGTGAGGAACATGGCCATTACTGGTAGTATGGTGTGCAATTGGATTTCTTCGTTCATGTCGGCTAAAGGATTCCAGGATATAGTGTCGCTGATGGAAATTTCAACGGTATTCGCTATGTACGGTATATCTACCTTGATGGGTACCGCGTTCGTCGCTCGTATGGTACCGGAAACGGAAGGGAAAAGCGAGGAGGAAGTGCAGATGGAGCTGCGAGGGTGGAACCAGGAGGATACTGAAGTTCCAACGTGTTGTTAA
- the Oamb gene encoding octopamine receptor in mushroom bodies isoform X2 — translation MRELNATACAALYERVEWSGPWILVTLIILGIVNVMVVLGNVLVILAVYHTSKLRNVTNMFIVSLAVADLMVGLAVLPFSATWEVFKVWIFGDLWCSVWLAVDVWMCTASILNLCAISLDRYLAVTRPVSYPQIMSPRRARLLVATVWILSFVICFPPLVGWKDKRSHPTYNMTFAQNGPFNTTTILVPVKPCPWICELTNDAGYVVYSALGSFYIPMLVMLFFYWRIYNAAVSTTKAINQGFRTTKGSKMLGSRFDEQRLTLRIHRGRGSVHNGSNNGSPRSPESNSRSSVKREKIKISVSYPSTETLNTKCNTLERTPSRCSQTSVHYSNGQTHSQLCPTPRSTHLKVSGINRVGSTRRPSRRSSCESQMTGDDVSLRELAPGPEEKPRVMKMGKRNIKAQVKRFRMETKAAKTLGIIVGGFILCWLPFFTMYLVRAFCPNCIHPTVFSVLFWLGYCNSAINPCIYALFSKDFRFAFKRIICKCFCKRRANTLRRGSDGSQLAMRNDRSPSYSIRVPQQGVSIDDSDPDPSSEPTVHSQSESR, via the exons ATGCGAGAATTGAACGCCACCGCATGCGCTGCTTTGTACGAGCGCGTCGAGTGGTCCGGGCCCTGGATTCTCGTTACATTGATCATCCTGGGGATCGTGAACGTGATGGTGGTGTTAGGCAACGTGCTGGTTATACTGGCCGTTTATCACACCAGCAAACTGAGAAACGTCACGAATATGTTCATTGTTAGTCTAGCTGTGGCTGATCTGATGGTCGGATTGGCTGTGCTACCCTTTAGCGCCACGTGGGAGGTTTTCAAG GTTTGGATATTCGGTGATCTATGGTGCTCCGTGTGGCTGGCAGTGGACGTGTGGATGTGCACAGCATCGATATTGAATTTATGCGCCATCAGCCTGGATAGATACTTAGCGGTGACCAGGCCAGTCAGTTATCCTCAG atCATGTCACCGAGAAGAGCCAGACTGTTGGTCGCGACCGTGTGGATCCTCAGCTTCGTCATCTGCTTCCCACCCCTGGTCGGTTGGAAAGACAAACGG TCTCACCCCACGTACAATATGACATTCGCGCAGAATGGACCGTTCAACACTACTACCATTCTCGTCCCTGTGAAACCGTGTCCTTGGATCTGCGAGCTGACCAACGATGCTGGTTACGTGGTCTACAG CGCTCTCGGCTCTTTCTATATACCGATGTTGGTCATGCTGTTTTTCTACTGGAGGATCTACAACGCGGCGGTCTCTACCACGAAGGCCATTAATCAGGGTTTCCGCACGACAAAGGGCTCGAAAATGCTCGGCTCCAG ATTCGACGAACAAAGGTTGACCCTGAGGATCCATCGAGGTCGAGGAAGCGTTCACAACGGCAGCAACAACGGTAGCCCGAGAAGTCCGGAGTCGAATAGCCGTAGCTCGGTGAAAAGAGAGAAGATAAAAATCTCTGTCTCTTATCCGAGTACAGAGACGTTGAATACAAAGTGCAACACTCTCGAGAGGACACCCTCGAGATGTTCCCAGACTTCCGTGCATTATAGTAACGGACAAACGCACAGCCAGCTTTGTCCCACCCCGAGGAGTACGCACCTCAAG GTGAGCGGTATCAATAGGGTCGGTAGCACCAGGAGGCCGAGCAGACGGAGCAGTTGCGAGAGTCAAATGACGGGGGATGATGTGTCTCTGCGTGAACTCGCCCCTGGCCCTGAGGAGAAGCCTAGGGTGATGAAAATGGGCAAACGGAACATAAAGGCCCAG GTGAAAAGATTTCGCATGGAAACAAAGGCGGCCAAGACGTTAGGTATAATCGTTGGAGGATTCATCCTCTGTTGGCTACCTTTCTTCACGATGTATCTTGTACGCGCGTTCTGCCCTAACTGTATCCACCCCACCGTCTTCAGTGTGTTGTTCTGGTTAGGATATTGTAACTCAGCGATCAACCCTTGCATCTACGCGTTGTTCAGCAAGGACTTCCGGTTCGCGTTCAAGAGGATTATCTGCAAGTGCTTCTGCAAACGACGGGCTAATACTTTGAGACGGGGCAGCGATGGAAGCCAATTAGCTATGAG AAACGACCGGAGTCCCAGCTACTCGATCCGCGTACCGCAACAGGGTGTATCGATAGACGATTCCGATCCGGATCCAAGCTCGGAACCGACGGTGCACTCGCAAAGCGAATCTAGATGA
- the CPR16 gene encoding cuticular protein 16, which produces MLHVILIGIFLEHSLATPIANVWLSPIGSLTPLRQFHIQDGAGGYHYSFTGPHHAKSESSLNGITQGGYSYVDANGVLQTVTYTADDENGFRVSASNLPQPPKNHLQTVQDTPEVAAAKKNHLEELQKSQLRDQSNYQSNILSYKILPSYFSVAQLENDNEKNLAVREISSTTKNPFLLPASEAQRIKVPKPDNSLLKSSPKNPSSIQSAHQRKNEIVQENTPQSGKLVTLNSVQRPVAVPGSYVLPVLPYRLLHSALHHTQDSLGQYDYTYAGDSSAKTESRSLDGTTRGAYSYIDPNGILQQVHYVADHNGFRVLATNLPEAK; this is translated from the exons ATGTTACAC GTGATTTTGATCGGCATCTTTCTCGAGCACAGTCTCGCTACACCCATAGCGAACGTTTGGCTGAGTCCCATAGGATCTTTGACGCCATTGAGGCAATTTCACATACAGGATGGCGCCGGGGGATATCATTACTCATTCACGGGGCCTCATCACGCCAAATCGGAATCCAGCTTGAACGGAATTACACAGGGTG GCTATTCTTACGTGGACGCAAATGGAGTACTGCAAACGGTGACTTACACCGCGGACGATGAAAATGGGTTCAGAGTGAGCGCGAGCAATCTTCCGCAACCACCGAAAAATCACCTCCAAACTGTTCAAGACACCCCGGAAGTGGCCGCGGCGAAGAAGAACCATTTGGAGGAGCTGCAGAAGTCGCAGCTGAGGGATCAATCGAACTATCAATCGAATATTTTGTCCTACAAGATTCTACCCTCCTATTTTAGCGTTGCTCAATTGGAAAATGATAACGAGAAGAATTTGGCTGTTCGAGAGATTTCA AGTACCACCAAAAATCCGTTTCTTCTACCAGCCTCCGAGGCTCAGAGGATCAAAGTCCCTAAACCAGATAACAGTCTCTTAAAATCATCGCCAAAAAATCCATCGTCCATTCAATCAGCTCatcagaggaaaaatgaaattgttcagGAGAACACCCCGCAATCAGGCAAACTGGTGACACTGAACAGCGTTCAGAGGCCTGTGGCTGTTCCTGGATCCTACGTACTTCCGGTTTTACCCTACAGACTGCTTCACAGCGCTCTCCATCACACTCAAGATTCCTTAGGCCAGTACGATTACACTTATGCTGGTGATTCTAGCGCGAAAACTGAATCCAGGTCTTTGGACGGTACTACGAGAGGAGCTTACAGTTACATCGACCCCAATGGTATTTTGCAGCAGGTCCATTACGTGGCCGACCACAACGGTTTCAGGGTTTTGGCCACCAATTTACCGGAAGCTAAATAA
- the LOC143305833 gene encoding uncharacterized protein LOC143305833 encodes MYISQNGIGSKVHRPNSPSTSKEVRAGIHTYRTMQSMIPFFTVLSLVSASRLTLLPYAYLSSPFPVSHHFQDTRTGVHAYSYAGGPSAKEEIKDADGVLRGSYSYIDANGILQSVFYVADDDGFRVAATNLPTDENVEAEQSHILLARSADSEKSSRRRRSIEESPQNPGQKGIKDNVDQGTISNSAQKATTASSYQQNGSQGESDEKQPIVTRSVIQPVILSGDIPLATSHQSQVQVHSNQRIDLTQDKPVERQLILSAPAILQSLPVLTRVPSYHENRIELHKQLGIEGSKPKDAVKIDPEPITVVPSSSIGVPLTSTVIAKESVPVLPVISNDPLAVIPTGQLASSSVTTSISSHGVSQIHGPSRETISIPNLIAKPSIPVATLSKAVPISGPIIGKEVLPVVPIAKEGNLATATVTTSISSHGVSQIHGNSKIEPTLLVKTTPIAQIHSLLDVPIYLH; translated from the exons ATGTATATAAGTCAAAACGGGATCGGTAGCAAGGTGCACAGGCCGAACAGTCCTTCGACGAGCAAGGAGGTTCGAGCGGGAATACACACTTATCGTACGATGCAGTCTATG ATTCCATTTTTCACGGTTCTGAGCCTGGTCTCGGCCAGCCGCCTGACCCTGCTACCATACGCCTACCTGTCATCACCGTTTCCGGTGTCCCATCACTTCCAGGACACGAGGACAGGCGTGCACGCTTACAGTTACGCGGGTGGTCCATCCGCCAAGGAGGAGATCAAGGACGCTGATGGAGTTCTAAGAGGATCTTACAGCTACATAGACGCGAATGGTATCCTCCAATCTGTCTTCTACGTCGCGGACGACGACGGTTTCCGCGTGGCAGCGACTAATCTACCTACAGACGAGAACGTGGAGGCTGAACAGTCTCACATTCTCCTAGCCAGGAGCGCGGATTCTGAGAAATCGAGTCGCAGAAGGCGCAGCATCGAGGAATCTCCTCAAAATCCTGGCCAGAAGGGCATCAAGGACAACGTCGATCAAGGAACGATCTCGAACTCAGCCCAGAAAGCGACGACAGCCTCCTCGTATCAACAGAACGGATCGCAAGGCGAATCGGATGAGAAACAGCCGATCGTAACGAGGAGCGTGATCCAGCCGGTGATCCTATCCGGCGATATCCCTCTGGCGACCTCGCATCAGAGTCAAGTTCAAGTTCACAGCAATCAGCGTATCGATCTAACGCAGGATAAACCGGTTGAACGTCAGTTGATCCTTTCAGCTCCTGCCATATTGCAAAGTCTTCCAGTACTGACTAGGGTGCCTTCTTACCACGAGAACCGTATCGAACTGCACAAACAATTGGGCATAGAGGGATCCAAGCCTAAGGACGCGGTCAAAATCGACCCTGAACCCATCACCGTCGTCCCATCATCTTCTATCGGTGTTCCATTAACTTCTACGGTCATCGCGAAGGAGAGTGTTCCAGTTCTACCGGTCATCTCGAACGATCCTCTAGCAGTGATCCCAACTGGTCAGCTGGCAAGTTCTTCGGTCACCACGTCGATCTCCAGTCATGGAGTCAGTCAAATTCATGGACCATCCAGGGAAACCATCTCCATTCCAAATTTAATCGCTAAACCTTCCATCCCCGTTGCTACTCTGAGCAAGGCAGTTCCAATCTCTGGGCCTATCATCGGCAAGGAGGTTCTTCCAGTGGTTCCAATCGCTAAAGAAGGTAATCTAGCTACGGCAACGGTAACCACCTCCATTTCCAGCCACGGTGTCAGCCAGATTCATGGGAATTCGAAGATCGAGCCAACGCTGCTAGTCAAAACCACGCCGATcgcacagattcattcccttcTCGACGTACCGATTTATCTGCATTAG